In Nostoc sp. GT001, a genomic segment contains:
- a CDS encoding MFS transporter → MSSRKQNSKPHNFEVAQHDPFAAFKFRDYRLFTIGRLVLFVGSQMQTVAIGWELYERTNSAIALGGVGLAQVLPMIVLTLIAGDVADRRDRKLTMLLSVILLALCSLALGVLSYTQGAIFLIYACLVLTGVARAFLKPASDALMWQLIPVSAFTNAATWNSSSFQLAAVIGPAFGGFGIALLGSATGVYLLAALAALLCFILTLAIKEQKVIRSTEPISLQALAAGAKFVWQNQLILAAITLDMFAVLLGGAIALLPIFAKDILHVGPVELGYLQAAHSIGALTMAITLAYLPPLRKAGPSLLWSVVGFGVVTIIFGLSRSFWLSMLMLILGGALDSISVVIRHTLVQIRTPDHLRGRVAAINSVFISASNELGGFESGLTAALFGPVISVVGGGIGTIVVVIATAMIWPGIRKLGALQEYK, encoded by the coding sequence ATGTCTTCGAGAAAACAGAACTCAAAGCCCCATAACTTTGAGGTTGCACAACACGATCCCTTTGCAGCCTTTAAGTTTCGAGACTATCGGCTATTTACCATCGGACGGCTGGTGCTGTTCGTGGGGTCGCAAATGCAAACTGTAGCGATTGGCTGGGAACTCTATGAGCGGACTAACTCAGCGATCGCATTAGGTGGTGTAGGGCTAGCGCAAGTCCTACCGATGATTGTTCTCACCTTAATTGCTGGAGATGTAGCCGATCGCCGCGATCGCAAACTCACCATGCTACTCTCGGTAATATTGCTAGCCCTCTGCTCACTAGCTTTGGGTGTACTTTCCTATACTCAGGGTGCAATTTTTCTAATTTACGCCTGTTTGGTATTAACGGGTGTAGCGAGGGCATTCCTCAAACCTGCCAGTGATGCTCTGATGTGGCAATTAATACCTGTCAGCGCCTTTACCAATGCAGCTACTTGGAATAGTAGTAGCTTTCAGTTGGCTGCTGTTATCGGCCCAGCCTTCGGAGGATTTGGGATTGCGCTACTAGGAAGTGCTACAGGGGTTTATCTATTAGCAGCGCTCGCAGCCTTACTGTGTTTTATTTTAACGCTGGCGATCAAAGAGCAAAAAGTCATCCGTTCAACTGAGCCAATCTCACTCCAAGCGCTTGCTGCTGGCGCTAAATTTGTTTGGCAGAATCAGTTGATTTTAGCAGCGATCACATTAGATATGTTTGCAGTATTGTTGGGTGGTGCGATCGCGCTTCTCCCGATTTTTGCCAAAGATATTTTACATGTGGGGCCAGTAGAGTTGGGATATCTCCAAGCAGCCCACTCTATCGGTGCTTTGACTATGGCTATTACCCTGGCGTATTTACCACCGTTACGTAAAGCAGGCCCGTCCTTATTGTGGTCAGTGGTTGGCTTTGGAGTTGTAACAATTATCTTTGGACTTTCTCGTTCCTTTTGGCTATCTATGTTGATGCTGATTCTTGGTGGCGCACTAGATAGCATTAGCGTTGTAATTCGCCATACATTAGTTCAAATCAGAACACCAGATCATTTGCGTGGTCGGGTTGCTGCTATTAATAGCGTGTTTATTAGTGCCTCGAATGAATTAGGGGGCTTTGAATCAGGCTTGACTGCGGCTTTATTTGGCCCAGTGATTTCCGTTGTGGGTGGTGGAATTGGCACAATTGTAGTGGTGATTGCTACGGCAATGATTTGGCCAGGAATTCGCAAGTTAGGGGCTTTACAAGAGTATAAATAG